The window GCCTCAACATTACCGTATGGAAGGTCCAACCAAACTAAAAGTCATGGCACCAATGACAAATCGCAAAGAACGCATCAAGTTTGTGGACCAGCTACTAACCCAATTATCAGAAAACACAATATAATCCAAAACATACAAACCAAACGGCTGGCTTTACTAAGTCAGCCGTTTGTATGAATTGGAAATACAAGCACTAAAGTGCGGAGATTACCTTGAAAAAACTGATTTATTTGCTTCTTCTGGCCGTTAGTTGGCCATCATTTGCGGCGAGACAGTTTGATGTAGAAGTGATTCTATTCAAGCGAAATATTAACCCTGAACAAGTTAACGAATCTTGGCCTAAACAACTCAAAAAAATTGATATGCAAGGCGCCCTATCTTTGGAAGATACGGCGGCATTAAAAGCGAAAGGGGTAACAATTCTACCTGCTAGCCAATATGCACTTGATGCCCAATATAACAAACTTAAAAAACACGCTGGCTTTACGCCTCTTGCCCACATTGCATGGCGCCAAGGTGATCAGAATCAGGCTAATGCACCGAAGTTATATATCACAGCAGGGCGTGATTTCTCTGAACAGTTTTTACCTGATGGCCGTTCAAAAAAGAATGTTGAGCAGCCTAAAAATGCAGACTCGCTTAACACTAATACCAACAATGCTGGCATTACAATCACAGCAGATAACAATCCCCCTCGACTCTCAGATTCCAATAACGATGTAGATGCCAATACAAGATCTGATTCGCTATATCAATTAAACGGAATGCTACAAGTCTATGTTCAGCATTACTTATTCTTAGATGCCAACCTCGATTTACGAGAGCCAAGTCGTCGTGAAGTTATTATGACTAAACCATTGCTTGAAAGCATCGTTAATGAACAAAATGCGATAAATGTAGAAAGTGATACAGCCACAGGAAATGGCATTGACGTAAACAGCAATGTTCAAATTGGTCACCTACAAGAAGTGAAAAAGAACATTAAGGTTGAAGAGTTTTTGAAGCCTTATCGTCTATCACAACAGCGTCGTATGCGCAGTGGCGAAATACATTACTTAGATAACCCACTATTAGGCGTTATTATTCAAGTACGCCGAGTAGGAAGCTAACTTATATACTCAAGTTACCTCAAGCTGCTCGTTTCAGCGAGAATCCTGCATCTTGAGGTGACTTGGGTATACTACCAATTAGCCCTCGTACTGCGGGGCTTTTTACATAATTGAGTGCGAATTCAATGCTATGCTTCGATAGGTCATCTCGTTTTATCACGCAAAAAAGAGTAGGTAAACAATAATAATGAAAATGGACTTTGAGCTATCAACTCCGCGATTAATTTTACGTCCTTTTAAAACTGTCGATTTACTCGCTCACCTTACTGCAGTTCAAGAATCTACCGAACAATTAAGCCCTTGGCTTGAGTGGTGCACGCCGCATTACGATCAGCATGACGCTCATGAATGGATTGCATCAAGCCGATTAAGCTGGCAGACAGACATGAGCTATGAGCTTGCCATTTTTGACCGTTTTGACGATACCTTTGTTGGCAGTGTATCTATCAGTGCATTAATTCCTATGTGTAATTCTGCCAACCTTGGTTACTGGGTACGAACGTCATACCATCGCCAAGGTATCGCATCAGAAGCCTGTTTAGCACTCGCCCAGTTCGCCTTTATGACCTTAGGGTTAACGCGATTAGAGATCATCGTTCACCCTGATAACTATCCGAGCCAAAAAACTGCCATTGCCTGTAATGCACAGTTTGAATGTGAAGCAAGAAACCGAATATTTACCCATGGAAAAATCCATAATGGGCTCGTATATTCCTTAATTCCTGAAGATCTGTTTCCACGCTGAATTACAGTAAACTTATTTTAAATCTAACCGTTAGGAAAACACCGTGTTTAAAATTATTGTTACCATCGCCCTTATTGGCTTAGTGATTTTCTTTGTACAACGTTCTTACAGCAACAAACAAGCTGCAGGCGAAAACATCAAAATAGGTCAGGAGTTTCTAGCAGAAAATAAACTCAAAGACGGTGTAAAAACGACAGATTCAGGTCTTCAGTACTTAGTTTTACAAGAAGGTACGGGAGCAGAACACCCTAAAGCTTCAGATAAAGTAACCGTTCACTACCACGGCACATTAATTAATGGTTCTGTGTTTGATAGTTCTGTTGATCGCGGCAAAACAATTTCTTTTGGTTTGAATCAAGTAATCAAAGGTTGGACGGAAGGTGTGCAGCTGATGGTTATTGGCGAGAAAACACGCTTTTTTATCCCGTCGAAATTAGCATATGGTAACGGTGGCGCGGGCATTATTCCCCCTGGTTCTGTGTTGATTTTTGATGTGGAATTATTCAAGATTAACTAATGTGAATCTAGACAAATATCAACGATCAGAGTGATAATACCATCCTACATAAGTATTTGATCATTCTTGCTAGTTAAAATAACTTATAACATCGTTATGAATTTTGTAATTAGAGCCACTAGTTATCTGTAATTCACGCCTAGTTATAAGCGATTTTTCCTGCGCAACATTATGATCAACTACTTACCTAGAATGGTATAAGCAACTTATTTAAGTTGCTATTATTGAATCGGCATGAGTGAAACGGCATAAAAAATGCCAGCTTTGTTATAACAAAGCTGGCATTTTTATTTAAATCAATACGTTATAAAAGTGCGATTAGTGCAGTTTTAAGTTCGGACGAAGTACACGGTTAATACGGCCAACCAACATCATCAAACCGGTTTTAAATACACCGTGAAGCGCGACTAAATGCATGCGATAGAGAGAGATATACACGATACGTGCAATGCGCCCTTCTACCATCATTGAGCCTTTCGTCAGGTTACCCATCAAGCTACCAACTGTAGAAAAACGACTCAGTGATACCAGTGAACCATGATCACTGTATACATAAGGCTTTTGCTCACGGTCTGTAATTTTAGCGACAATATTAGAGAAACAACGACTTGCCATTTGGTGTGCAGCCTGCGCGCGAGGTGGTACAAAACTACCATCTTCTTGCACACATGATGCAAGATCACCAATTGCGTAAATGTCGTCATCACGCGTTGTCTGTAATGTTGGCTTAACCACTAACTGATTAATACGGTTAGTTTCTAGCCCTGCAATATCCTTCATGAAATCAGGCGCTTTAATACCCGCAGCCCATACCATGATGTGTGCCGGAATATGTTCACCGTCTTTGGTTGTTAGACCAGTAGAATCAGCTTTTGTCACCATTGTCATGGTGCGAACATTCACGCCTAATTTGGTTAATTCGCTGTGAGCTGCAGATGAAATACGTGGCGGTAATGCAGGAAGAATACGCTCACCAGCCTCAATAAGATTGACGTTCAAACGTGAACTGTCTAAATCACCAAAACCATATGTACGTAATTCAGCAACTGCATTATGTAGTTCAGCAGATAGCTCAACACCTGTTGCCCCAGCACCAACAATCGCAATATCAACTGTTTTTAATTCTTTATTCGCATGAAGCTTCAAGAATTGGTTATTCATTTCAGTACGGAAACGATGTGCTTGCTCCGGACTATCAAGGAAAATGCAGTTATCTTTTACACCTGGAGTGTTAAAGTCATTGGATGTAGATCCAATCGCCATAACCAAAATATCGTAATCAAGATTACGTTCTGGCATTAGCAGTTCGTTGTGCTCATCATGGAGCTCAGCTAACGTTATCACCTTATTTTCACGATCAATCTCTTTCAAACTACCCATCTGAAAGTCGAAATGATGATTTTTTGCATGAGCACGGTAACTTAAAGCATCAACACCGGCATCCATGGAACCTGTTGCAACTTCGTGCAAAAGTGGTTTCCATAAATGGCTGGCTTTACGATCAACTAATGTGACTTGGGCGCGCCCTTTACGACCTAGTGTTCTTCCAAGCTTTGTAGCAAGCTCTAGACCACCAGCGCCACCGCCTACAACGATAATACGCGTCACAATAACTTCCTCTTTATTTTATAGAATTCTTTGGATATACAGACTGACTAAATCTGGCAGACGGATCTGTGATCCGCCTGAGGTGTAGGAGGGCTTAAGACTATTCTTTAAACGCTTTCATAGCTTGTAGATGCTGCGAGATCTTTTTAAATTTATGATTTTGTGTCTCATCCCAAATGATTTTATAGAAATCACTGAGCGCATCACTTGTGAGCTGATTATCTAACACTTCATCATTAGTTGAAAGTACACAGAGGCAATTACCTGCATTTTTTTCACGAAAATCGGCAACACACTTAGTGCCGATATCGATATATTCTTCAGGGCGATCGATCCTCCCTTCCATATTGACGCTAGGGTTTAAGTTTGGGTTAAAAATAACCTGCTTAATACCGCATAAAAAACCAATACGCTCAGCCCAATATCCACCCAGCCCAACCCCACAAATTAATGGCTTAGTATCATCTGACTCTTCTATTAGTTTATGCACTTCCTTAATTAAATGCTGCATATCATGCTTAGGATGCAAAGTACTGTAGTTAACGAAACGAACATCAGGGTCAATGAATTGCAGTTGTAACACTTTCTCGTGATTACCTGGGCTATTTGAATCAAAGCCATGCAGATAAATAATCATATTGTCTCCCTCTTGCTCTTAACAAAACATCACCATTTGGCGTGTAATTATGCATTTTTTCGTTACAATAATTTAATCTACCATGTTTTATAAGGTTTAAAAGACTGAAATTGAAAACTATGACTCCGTTTGCAAAAACATCATTTTTCATTGATCAACATAGCGATATCTTTTCGCATATCAACCAGCCTACTATTCAAATAACGTGTCTGTTTACTACTTAGAGTATGGTTTAATCGACGTAATACATCGAAGCGCCTCGTTAAATAAACATTAACATCAAGTTGTACACTGGCATTTTCGAAAGCGATCAACTGCTGTAGTAACACATTCAGTTTAGATTCGAAATCTGGATTATCTCGCTTTTTTATTAGTTCTTGCCAATCACGAAGAAAATCACGCCATATTGAAAAGAATATAGGCTCCATTTCAACCTGATATTCAGTCAATTCAAGTAATATCGCTTTTTGTTTATTAGACAAAGAGCCTATCCAACCACGGGCTGCATTTTGTAATTTATCACGCCGTATAACTATTTTTTCCTTGGGCGATAATTGCTTTCGTTTTGCTATTACCTGCTCTATTTTTTTCTCTAAGTTCTGATTTAGCTCATTAATTTGACTTGCACTTAGCGATTGAATCATTGCAGCAAAAGGTTTAGATAAAACACTCGTAGACTCTTTACCAGCCTCAGTGAACTTTAAATAATAGCCGCGAATTTGATTAAAGCTAAGCGGTTTAGCCAAGTCAGCTTGCAGTTCATCAATTAAGCGGTGGAATTTAGGCAGCTCTTTGGTGCGGTGAATCACCAAAGCGATATCTAGGTTTCTTTCAAATGTACGTTCTTGCGTTGAGTTAAGGCTGACATAATCTGCAAGATAATAGGTAACCCAAAAATTCAATGTATTGTAGCCAAGCCGTAGCGTACACCCAGTAAGCAATATAACCATAACTGAACAACACACCCATCGTGTTCGATTTTTAGTCATTCGTAGATAATACCCAGCTCAAATTGATATATAAACTATATACCCAAGTTAACTTTAGATGCTCATATCAACGAAAGAACCATTAATTGTCGGTAAGCGCAACCAGCAGCTGCAAGGCTTGTTCTGTGTATGTGTCATCCTGCCAAAGTTCAGCCCCGACAAGAAACCATAATAAAGCCAAAAATTCACACCACGGTTGCCACAATGCTACCGCTTTATGCCATGCCTGAGTGCCTGTTATCTGAAGCGCTGAACAATATGCATTAACAGCCATAAAAGGATCGAGCCTGTTGGCATTAATGGTTAACGCAAGATCTAATGATGGGTCACCAGCCGCGGCATACTCCCAATCAATGATCTTATACCCACCATCTTCTGTTTGAATAATGTTGTAACGGCCTAAATCATGATGGCAACACGTATCAGCAAAGCCAATTGGCAATGCTTTATGTTGGAAATCAGCATATACAGACTGAAGAAGAGGCGTTTTAACATGTTCAGGTATGAACTGCCAATAATGTTCAATTTTTGATTTTACATCTAACCGCCAAGCAGGCACTGGGAGTCGATGCACCCTCGCTTGCAATGCCATTAAATCAACATCAGATAACAACGAACGTTGTTTAGTCTTATCACTAAGCGCTGCTTGCTCTTCTTCAACAACCTGCCCAATCACCCATTCAACTAATAAGCCGCTCTCTAATAACCGATACGGTGCAGGAGCGACATGCTGAGACTGAATTAATGACAGTATTTGGTATTCGTGTTGACGAGAAACCCCAAAAGCACGGGATGAAGCCGCATTCGGTCGCCAAACATACTGATGAATCGTCGAGGTTGTTGGCTGAGATGTCGAACGCAGAGAAGGTGGAAAGCTGTCAGGTTTGTGTAGCGGGATATGATGCCGTAATTCAAGTAACCAACATCGATTACTAAGACCGCCAGAAAGCGGCCTTGCTGTAATAAATTCAACATTGGCTAGAGCACTAAGCACTGATTGATCGAATGTTTTCACTTAGTACCTTTCTAATAAAATTAGGTTATTCCTGCTCATTGATATCGACCGACATAACGAACAAGCAATAACCTAAATTATTTATCACTGATGTGAATTAACTGAGATTACCAACCAAGAAAGCTTTTAGCTTCTTGCTTACGAATTTCAGTTTCATCTGCCCACTCAATCAGACCTGTTTTCAGATCCATTAGGCGCATTGTCATTTTGTAGTAAACGTCTTTATCGCTACCCGCTTGTTTCACAATGCTTGATAAGTTGCCGTACAGCATGTACTGAGCACCAACCATTTGACCAAACTGAATCGCAGTGCTTTGGTTCACTAGCTCGTCATCATTTTGGAAGTTAAGTTGCTTACGTACTGCTTCAACACGCGTCATATCAACAAAACGGAACTTACCAGAGTTAAGTAAACGTGTACTGATCGAATCGGTTACAGATTCGGTATCAATGTGCTCACTGGTTTTGTTCTTGATGCTATCAACAACAATAATTGGACGCTGATTCGCACCGGTAATCGCCGCAACAGAGCCAGACGATAACATGCTGTCTGTCATCTCTTCGGCAATTTTCTGCAGATCAGTAGATCCAAATTCAATCGTTGTTGTTTCTGCCTGTTGCGCATCGCCATAGCTAACCTTTTGCGCACAACCACCTAATAAAACAGCGACACCCAATAATGCAATAATGCTTTTTTTCATTTTCTTACCTTCAAACGTTGTAATTAATAATTAGCTTCTCGAATATAAATACGATATTGCTTGGCTTCCAGGCTTCTTGCCATTGCTTGCAATGTCATGGTGTCTTTGCCGTGTAAGATAAACTGGCGCCAAGGTGAATCGCTACCGCTGATCTCTAAGCCTTGACCGTCATACCAATAAAAACGGTACTGTAGCTCTAAATCACTATTGATTTTGCTTGTTACAGGTACGCCTGCTTTCATTAAGCCATTATTATGACCAACTGTTGCACGTTCAATGGATAAGCGATTCGCCAGTGATGAATTACCAATAACGACATTTTGGTTACTACTTTCAATACTGATACCCGATGTAGTCGTACTACAGGCAGTGAGTGCGAAAGCGAATAACAATATGGATAAATATTTCATTAGATTCCTCCTAATAGCGTCGACCACCAGCTAATCTGATTACCCTGCCGAGACACCCAAACCATGGTTGTTCGATTAGCTTTCACATCGACATTCAATTGCTGTCCATTCCAACTTAAGTTATGCATTCCAGCACTTAAGTCCTTATGATAGATATCCACATTTGCAGGTAACGACTGCCAACTTCGGGTATCTGGTTGCTCTGTTAAGGTATTAAAGATATTGGCTAAAATGTTACCGACATCATTTCCCTTACTTGCTGCCGATTTACGCACTTCATTTTTAGCCAGTACACGTAATGATTGTCGAACTACAATGGCGGGTAGTGCTTCGTTTAAGCTATTTTTTGCCATGTCGTTCACGCTCGTGACTTGCCCGCCATTCACTGGCTGGTTGTCTAACTTTAACGGCGTAAAACGTTTAACTGGTTTATTCGAATAATACGGCAATGCTAAATTATATATTGCACCATCACCACGGCTATCAGGTAACCATAATGGCAAACGCCAATTATCAAGCGCTTGTACTACACCTTTCTCATCAAAAATAACAACACGACCATTACCTTGCACTGGCTGTTCATACTTGCCATAACGTGCTTGTAAGGTCGGTAAATCGTTTGTCATATTCAAGGCTGTTGCTACACGTAAAACAGTATTCGCTATAAAGGTATTATTCGGTGCAACTGCAAAAGCACGCTTGTAATCAATATAGGCGTCGTTCAAATTGCCATCGGCTTCATACAACACCCCTGACAGGTAGAATAAATAACCATTTTGCACCTGACCAAGCTTTTTCCCCGCATCAGGATAACGAGCGAGTACAGCACCAACATTATTGCTAATGCCTTTTTTCTGTACTTCTTTTTCTGCACTCTTTAATTGTGCCTCACGCTGCTTACGTGCCGCTTCTTGTACCTGATTGGCACGACGAACTTCAATTAAGGCGCCTTCAAGCTTTTTTTGCTCAAGATAATTCAATGCTAAATAAAGGTGTAAAAAGCCCAGCTCATAATCGGCAGGCTTATAGGTGATCATATTATCATTTGTTAACAAAGCTCCCGCCTGATTCAAGCCTTCCGAAACCTGAATAGTTGCTTGGCGTTGCTGCTCTTTCACTGCCATATCGGCACGCTGAAAAGCACCAAAACTGGTTGGATATTGCTGAGCAACAAAACTTATTCGACCGCGCTCCATGCCATCAAGAATATCCCCAGCAGGGGCATCAGGTAGCGCATCAACAGCCTTGCTATATAAGCCTTGTTCTAGTGCCAAATGTGTATCAGCATTTGCAGCACTATAATGACTAAACAAATTCTGAGTAGATAAGTTAGCACAGGCCATCAAACTGAAAGAAAGCAACACTACTGCGGCATGTTTAAACATGAATTTGATAACCACATCCTATGAAAAAATCCTGAGATATTAGAATACTAGCCCTGTTTCGATTAAAACGAAAAAGACTGGCTAATATACCCAAGCTTAGCGATATAAAAATAGACAAAGACCATCCGAAGTCACTTCAAGATACACGTTTGCACCTTAAAGCGACTCGGGTATTACATTTACCCGACTAACATCGGCCCTAATGGACGACCACCCAGTAAATGCATATGGATATGGTAAACTTCCTGTCCACCATGCGGGTTACAATTCACGATTAAACGGTAACCATTTTCTGCAACACCCTCTTTCTCTGCTAGCTTACGTGCAACAGTGAACATGCGCCCCATCATTACTTCATCTTCAGCTTCTACATCATTCACTGTAGGAATAAGCTTATTAGGAATAATTAAGATATGGCTCGGTGCTCGTGGATTGATATCACGAAAAGCCGTGACCAAATCATCTTGATACAAGACATCTGCTGGGATTTCTTTGCGAATAATTTTACTGAAGATAGTTTCTTCTGCCATATCAAGCTCCGTTTAGATTAAAACTAACGTCATCAGTATGCTTGAGTAAAACGCACAGAGCAATATTGGACACTGTTTTAAACGCATTTACCAGTGAAACTTACACCAAATAATTTTTTTTTTGATGCAGCCGTCAAAGTATGCGTTCAATCAATTACTTATTATCAAGGATGATAATAACCTTGTTAAAAAGACTGATAGAGTAATGAAAGGTCGATTTCCCCTTTTTTTAACGACTTATTTTGTGATTGAAAATTCAGCAGCAAGAATGATAAAAAGCCAATACAGACAAGTTCATACTATGTAATTAATAAAGCCTCATTCTAAATTAACGTTGTGAGTCAGCATTGAACGCTCACCTTGAAATATACTCTTTAGGGATATTATGAAATCAAAAAAACAAACCTCAGTGATACAACGAATATATGCTGGGTTTGCGCTAATGGTCGCACTGCTTATTGCCACCATTGTTCTGATGCTTGATGGAACAAGCCGCATTCATCAACAACTTGAATCTGTTACGACCAATGCACTCCCGCTTGTTTCCACTACAAACCAAACAAGTGTCAGTCTGCTAGCTGCCGATAAAATTTTCAAGGACTACCTTACCACGCAAGATCCCACTCGGATGCAAACCTATGAAACTAACTTTACTCAAGCCCAAGACGCGTTTGTACAAGCAAGAGAGCAACTTGCTAAAGTGGCAAAAGGCAACCCAACGTTAAATGCTTACCTTGGAGACCTCTCGGCATTAGAAGATCGTTACTTCAACGAAGCACACAGTGCAATGAACAACTATCGTGTTCAATTACTCGCCCAAGAAGAACGCCAACAATCCACACGCCGCTTTCAACAGCTACACACTGAACTCAATGTTCGTATGAAAGAATACATTGCTGATCAAGATAATCTTTCCGTAAAAATGATCGCTATGAGTTACTTTAATCAGCTAGCTAAAACGGAGACGATCACATCAGATGCCCTCGCAACTGAAGATATCGCGAAAATTGAAAAGGCGCTTAAAAATAACAGAAAATTCGTTAACCACCTTGGCCAATCATATCGAGCTCTTACATCCCAATTACCGGAAGTAAAACGCATTTTTGATAAAACCGTCGCTCAATACAAGCTAGATATTGGGCAAAAAGGTGGAGTACTTGATCAGCACTATGAATATATAGAAGCAAGAAATCGTCTATACGACAATATTGCAGTGCTAGCCGCTGAAATTGATCAAGCAATGGTGTTACTTGATAACTTCAGAACGCTTGCGAATTCGCAGATGGATTCAGCCATAGAAAGTGCCAATAATACCTACAGCCAAGGCTATACCAACTCTATTTTAATCGGCATCTGTGTATCATTGCTGGCCATATTCATTGGTTGGTATCTTGCTGGTTGCGTTCGTAAACCTCTTGTATCAACGTTAAAAACATTAGAAGCCTTAACGAATGGTGATATGACCCAGCGAATCAGCGGCAATACTTTTATTGAATTCGATAAATTAAGCCACCACATCAATACGCTGGCTGATAATTTACAAGAAATACTCAGAAAACTAAGCCAAGCATCAGAGGGGCTAACAAAGGTAGCGGCAGAGAACCAAACAACAACGACAAAAGCAAAACACCGATTAAATGAACAACGCCAGCAAACAGCCTCTGTTGCAACGGCGATGACCGAAATGGAGCAATCTGTTGCGGATGTATCGTTAAGTGCACAGCAATCGATGGAGCGCGTACACGCAGTAGAAAAAGCATCGGAAGTCGGTCGTGATGTGATGAGCAAAAACATTCACACCGCACACCAGCTTTCAGACCGTTTAGATGAATCCGTTCTTGCAGTCTCTAAACTACAAGAAATGAGTAGTAATATCGGTTCAATTCTTGATGTGATCCGAAACATTGCCGATCAAACCAATTTATTGGCATTGAATGCGGCAATCGAAGCAGCACGAGCGGGTGATCAAGGTCGAGGTTTTGCAGTCGTCGCCGATGAAGTCAGAGTGCTGGCTAAACGCACCACTGATTCAACATCTGAAATTGAAAAAATGATTCAAAGTTTACAATCAAGTTCGGGGCAAGCGGTTAGCGTCATGCAAACTTGTGTAACTGAAATGACAAGCAGTATTACACAAGCCTCTGATGCCAATGGTGCAATGGAAGAAATTCAATCACTTATCATGGAAATCAGTCAGATGAGTGCGCAAATAGCTCAAGCATCTGAAGAACAGCAATGTACGACAGGTTCTATCGCTCGCAGCCTTGAAGACAT is drawn from Photobacterium profundum SS9 and contains these coding sequences:
- a CDS encoding peptidoglycan binding protein CsiV, which gives rise to MKKLIYLLLLAVSWPSFAARQFDVEVILFKRNINPEQVNESWPKQLKKIDMQGALSLEDTAALKAKGVTILPASQYALDAQYNKLKKHAGFTPLAHIAWRQGDQNQANAPKLYITAGRDFSEQFLPDGRSKKNVEQPKNADSLNTNTNNAGITITADNNPPRLSDSNNDVDANTRSDSLYQLNGMLQVYVQHYLFLDANLDLREPSRREVIMTKPLLESIVNEQNAINVESDTATGNGIDVNSNVQIGHLQEVKKNIKVEEFLKPYRLSQQRRMRSGEIHYLDNPLLGVIIQVRRVGS
- a CDS encoding GNAT family N-acetyltransferase codes for the protein MKMDFELSTPRLILRPFKTVDLLAHLTAVQESTEQLSPWLEWCTPHYDQHDAHEWIASSRLSWQTDMSYELAIFDRFDDTFVGSVSISALIPMCNSANLGYWVRTSYHRQGIASEACLALAQFAFMTLGLTRLEIIVHPDNYPSQKTAIACNAQFECEARNRIFTHGKIHNGLVYSLIPEDLFPR
- a CDS encoding FKBP-type peptidyl-prolyl cis-trans isomerase, giving the protein MFKIIVTIALIGLVIFFVQRSYSNKQAAGENIKIGQEFLAENKLKDGVKTTDSGLQYLVLQEGTGAEHPKASDKVTVHYHGTLINGSVFDSSVDRGKTISFGLNQVIKGWTEGVQLMVIGEKTRFFIPSKLAYGNGGAGIIPPGSVLIFDVELFKIN
- a CDS encoding NAD(P)/FAD-dependent oxidoreductase produces the protein MTRIIVVGGGAGGLELATKLGRTLGRKGRAQVTLVDRKASHLWKPLLHEVATGSMDAGVDALSYRAHAKNHHFDFQMGSLKEIDRENKVITLAELHDEHNELLMPERNLDYDILVMAIGSTSNDFNTPGVKDNCIFLDSPEQAHRFRTEMNNQFLKLHANKELKTVDIAIVGAGATGVELSAELHNAVAELRTYGFGDLDSSRLNVNLIEAGERILPALPPRISSAAHSELTKLGVNVRTMTMVTKADSTGLTTKDGEHIPAHIMVWAAGIKAPDFMKDIAGLETNRINQLVVKPTLQTTRDDDIYAIGDLASCVQEDGSFVPPRAQAAHQMASRCFSNIVAKITDREQKPYVYSDHGSLVSLSRFSTVGSLMGNLTKGSMMVEGRIARIVYISLYRMHLVALHGVFKTGLMMLVGRINRVLRPNLKLH
- the ycfP gene encoding alpha/beta hydrolase YcfP, with the protein product MIIYLHGFDSNSPGNHEKVLQLQFIDPDVRFVNYSTLHPKHDMQHLIKEVHKLIEESDDTKPLICGVGLGGYWAERIGFLCGIKQVIFNPNLNPSVNMEGRIDRPEEYIDIGTKCVADFREKNAGNCLCVLSTNDEVLDNQLTSDALSDFYKIIWDETQNHKFKKISQHLQAMKAFKE
- a CDS encoding DUF6279 family lipoprotein is translated as MNFWVTYYLADYVSLNSTQERTFERNLDIALVIHRTKELPKFHRLIDELQADLAKPLSFNQIRGYYLKFTEAGKESTSVLSKPFAAMIQSLSASQINELNQNLEKKIEQVIAKRKQLSPKEKIVIRRDKLQNAARGWIGSLSNKQKAILLELTEYQVEMEPIFFSIWRDFLRDWQELIKKRDNPDFESKLNVLLQQLIAFENASVQLDVNVYLTRRFDVLRRLNHTLSSKQTRYLNSRLVDMRKDIAMLINEK
- a CDS encoding phosphotransferase, with protein sequence MKTFDQSVLSALANVEFITARPLSGGLSNRCWLLELRHHIPLHKPDSFPPSLRSTSQPTTSTIHQYVWRPNAASSRAFGVSRQHEYQILSLIQSQHVAPAPYRLLESGLLVEWVIGQVVEEEQAALSDKTKQRSLLSDVDLMALQARVHRLPVPAWRLDVKSKIEHYWQFIPEHVKTPLLQSVYADFQHKALPIGFADTCCHHDLGRYNIIQTEDGGYKIIDWEYAAAGDPSLDLALTINANRLDPFMAVNAYCSALQITGTQAWHKAVALWQPWCEFLALLWFLVGAELWQDDTYTEQALQLLVALTDN
- the lpoB gene encoding penicillin-binding protein activator LpoB yields the protein MKKSIIALLGVAVLLGGCAQKVSYGDAQQAETTTIEFGSTDLQKIAEEMTDSMLSSGSVAAITGANQRPIIVVDSIKNKTSEHIDTESVTDSISTRLLNSGKFRFVDMTRVEAVRKQLNFQNDDELVNQSTAIQFGQMVGAQYMLYGNLSSIVKQAGSDKDVYYKMTMRLMDLKTGLIEWADETEIRKQEAKSFLGW
- a CDS encoding YcfL family protein; protein product: MKYLSILLFAFALTACSTTTSGISIESSNQNVVIGNSSLANRLSIERATVGHNNGLMKAGVPVTSKINSDLELQYRFYWYDGQGLEISGSDSPWRQFILHGKDTMTLQAMARSLEAKQYRIYIREANY
- a CDS encoding COG3014 family protein, with protein sequence MFKHAAVVLLSFSLMACANLSTQNLFSHYSAANADTHLALEQGLYSKAVDALPDAPAGDILDGMERGRISFVAQQYPTSFGAFQRADMAVKEQQRQATIQVSEGLNQAGALLTNDNMITYKPADYELGFLHLYLALNYLEQKKLEGALIEVRRANQVQEAARKQREAQLKSAEKEVQKKGISNNVGAVLARYPDAGKKLGQVQNGYLFYLSGVLYEADGNLNDAYIDYKRAFAVAPNNTFIANTVLRVATALNMTNDLPTLQARYGKYEQPVQGNGRVVIFDEKGVVQALDNWRLPLWLPDSRGDGAIYNLALPYYSNKPVKRFTPLKLDNQPVNGGQVTSVNDMAKNSLNEALPAIVVRQSLRVLAKNEVRKSAASKGNDVGNILANIFNTLTEQPDTRSWQSLPANVDIYHKDLSAGMHNLSWNGQQLNVDVKANRTTMVWVSRQGNQISWWSTLLGGI
- the hinT gene encoding purine nucleoside phosphoramidase gives rise to the protein MAEETIFSKIIRKEIPADVLYQDDLVTAFRDINPRAPSHILIIPNKLIPTVNDVEAEDEVMMGRMFTVARKLAEKEGVAENGYRLIVNCNPHGGQEVYHIHMHLLGGRPLGPMLVG